A stretch of the Sphingobacterium thalpophilum genome encodes the following:
- a CDS encoding GNAT family N-acetyltransferase → MTTSIYIRQEKPEERSHVFKLIEAAFKDVVHTDHREQFLVERLRTSQAFIPELSLVAVCEEQIVGYILLSRIKIRSASIDHDSLAVAPVAVLPQYQNRGIGGILLNEAHERARILGFRSAILLGHATYYPKFGYKEAASFHIQLPFDVPPENCMAIELVKNGLSGIEGTVEYPAEFFG, encoded by the coding sequence ATGACAACATCAATTTATATCCGTCAGGAAAAACCAGAAGAGAGATCTCATGTTTTTAAACTCATCGAAGCAGCATTTAAAGACGTTGTACACACCGATCACCGAGAGCAATTTTTAGTCGAACGGCTACGCACATCACAGGCATTCATCCCCGAACTGTCTTTGGTAGCTGTATGCGAAGAACAGATTGTGGGATATATTCTACTGAGCAGAATTAAGATCAGGAGTGCAAGCATAGATCATGATTCTTTGGCTGTGGCACCTGTTGCTGTATTGCCGCAATACCAAAATAGAGGCATCGGGGGGATTTTATTGAATGAAGCACATGAAAGAGCCAGAATACTCGGGTTTAGATCCGCTATTTTATTGGGACATGCCACTTACTATCCAAAATTTGGGTATAAAGAAGCTGCATCTTTCCATATTCAATTACCTTTCGACGTTCCGCCGGAAAATTGCATGGCTATTGAGTTGGTCAAAAACGGACTAAGTGGGATAGAAGGTACAGTTGAGTATCCAGCTGAATTCTTCGGTTAG
- a CDS encoding helix-turn-helix domain-containing protein: protein MAEKSGISVRTIQRIEAGQPPKGYTLKALMKALEVEEMDLINMTAVQMENSETVKWNKIINLSALPLLLAPPFNVLVPLLLIYLKKQYNIVNRQLISIQILATLVAIVLFIFVLILNDWLEVKSKFIELIPLLWIFANGVIIVRNAIAIGRGAKPRIWPNISII, encoded by the coding sequence TTGGCCGAAAAGTCGGGTATTAGCGTCAGGACAATACAGCGTATCGAGGCGGGTCAGCCTCCAAAAGGATATACACTCAAGGCATTAATGAAGGCGCTAGAGGTAGAGGAGATGGATCTTATCAATATGACAGCAGTGCAAATGGAAAATTCTGAAACTGTAAAATGGAATAAGATTATCAACCTTTCTGCACTGCCATTGCTGTTGGCTCCTCCGTTCAATGTGCTCGTTCCTTTGTTATTGATATATCTTAAAAAACAGTATAACATAGTTAATCGTCAGCTCATTTCTATTCAGATCCTTGCCACTTTGGTTGCCATTGTACTTTTTATATTTGTTTTGATCCTCAATGACTGGCTGGAGGTTAAGAGTAAATTTATAGAACTCATTCCGCTCTTATGGATTTTTGCCAATGGAGTTATCATTGTCAGAAATGCTATAGCGATAGGCAGAGGTGCAAAACCACGTATTTGGCCAAATATCAGCATAATTTAG
- a CDS encoding retropepsin-like aspartic protease, with protein MKRTMFQKKLRYAGYPVKLLIVFTVLTNNWAYAQYRKIIKATDEKAFIEDGKHVKMDWRLDPTIIPDIYYVNIPAKKSTVTFKTDQEQLIFHTEPGKSYDFKVLLNNKDTCNIRIASTLPKDFPRMHAAGDYPLRFPFRMIGSRIYFDGLLNNKKAVIQFDFGAGMGAVNRNSSEKLDLSFTSHVTVSNTNGVNKTRNSIDNLLKIGATTWQGVPFAEVSNMEPYEDVIIGNTFFRNNVIEIDYDKMEFIVHSTLPSKVKDYKKATVFFEQNRPKFKARFVHNGKEYDFWFLFDTGRDGTMLLGEDFTSRNGYWEELKPLTMINGRKIIRLNAEIAGVWFNDIVTNAADPSKPGGRSSLFGNQILNHFNIVLDNKNGMIFLKPNSRRNEPYSDYNSYLKEIAKMQGK; from the coding sequence ATGAAAAGAACTATGTTTCAAAAGAAATTAAGGTATGCTGGATACCCGGTAAAGCTGCTTATCGTTTTTACCGTATTGACGAATAACTGGGCTTACGCACAGTACCGTAAGATTATTAAGGCCACTGATGAAAAAGCGTTTATTGAAGACGGTAAACATGTAAAAATGGACTGGCGGCTTGATCCGACTATAATCCCTGACATATATTACGTTAATATTCCCGCAAAGAAAAGTACCGTAACTTTTAAAACAGATCAGGAGCAACTGATCTTTCATACAGAACCTGGTAAAAGTTATGATTTTAAAGTTTTATTGAACAACAAAGATACTTGTAATATCCGTATCGCCTCGACACTGCCTAAAGATTTCCCGCGGATGCATGCAGCTGGAGACTATCCTTTACGTTTTCCTTTCAGGATGATCGGTTCGCGGATCTATTTTGACGGCCTGTTGAACAATAAAAAAGCCGTTATTCAATTTGATTTTGGCGCAGGCATGGGGGCTGTCAACAGAAACTCATCCGAGAAATTGGACTTGTCATTTACTTCCCATGTAACAGTCAGTAATACCAACGGTGTGAATAAAACAAGAAATAGTATTGATAATCTGCTAAAGATCGGAGCTACCACATGGCAGGGGGTGCCGTTTGCCGAAGTTAGCAATATGGAGCCTTACGAAGATGTTATCATAGGTAATACTTTTTTCAGGAATAACGTCATTGAAATCGATTACGATAAGATGGAGTTTATTGTCCACAGTACTCTGCCATCGAAGGTAAAGGACTATAAAAAAGCGACAGTTTTCTTCGAACAAAATCGTCCGAAATTTAAGGCCCGTTTTGTTCACAATGGCAAAGAATATGATTTCTGGTTTTTATTCGACACCGGCCGGGACGGTACCATGCTTTTGGGAGAAGACTTTACGTCGAGAAATGGATATTGGGAAGAACTAAAGCCTCTTACCATGATCAATGGCAGAAAAATCATCCGCCTGAATGCAGAGATCGCAGGAGTATGGTTTAATGACATCGTTACCAATGCAGCGGACCCATCCAAACCGGGAGGAAGATCCAGTCTTTTTGGCAATCAGATCTTAAATCATTTCAATATTGTTCTGGACAATAAAAACGGTATGATCTTTTTAAAGCCCAACAGTAGGCGCAACGAGCCCTATTCCGATTACAATAGCTATTTAAAAGAGATTGCAAAAATGCAGGGAAAATAA